A region from the Vicia villosa cultivar HV-30 ecotype Madison, WI linkage group LG3, Vvil1.0, whole genome shotgun sequence genome encodes:
- the LOC131661683 gene encoding uncharacterized protein LOC131661683, whose product MGKCDDERCIFPLTGLQIRDLQSYFADLSLFLANDSKKMYIFVDNRPWLRDLGSRGAHFWQLMVTKSRLSPFAYSKNRREKKEGKEVSSQPSTSKPKKLFSVIEAVVSSRKRVLLPVKNIRNSLQFSSELHRTLHGFIVFEVAWNNVRGINYFNELQTDTSLAIEAKLMKRWEFDNIAQAASCMSSWFSGTLSERQLLKGHLDSASGEIFYDASEILSENVSIDDDDDNICNDTVTFEDSLDTITGAYSDDAEAKTDTLHTPPPSGPYKRRKLLNSFSAEVDVDSYSAAEINNSLNCSPRSASVSDDGVETTQYNDALLLFRFNDHDLPFKLRDVIVSDLRLLTLLEAGLPSWVIFLQSYPVLCNLYRPWMCPLVRLLYVIMSFVTVLIGFYDLYKNVPVLKATASRICGPLFDWIETWEMVSRVKYLGTMLFLHNFQKAVRWFLAFTHTTRSFFSVLVQPLIESVVEIFGFLLPSLNILFELLESIFSVIWFGIETSCNLVGDVVELLFLPLWFILTVVWRIATCVLYPLFWILWEFLYAPVRLVMTLFSFLAVICTRIFNILGEAWQFLGSVIRLASSSEATVSSYEVSVWRSLWNDLFSQIFRALKSIVYGFVAFFAACNRHRLSIYNHMQEFIQRLYGRCQRSHQSDLTGNRKTCLAVDLAEEKKKV is encoded by the exons ATGGGGAAATGTGACGATGAACGCTGCATTTTTCCTCTTACAGGGTTGCAAATTAG AGACTTGCAATCTTATTTTGCGGATCTTAGTCTTTTCCTTGCAAATGATAgtaaaaaaatgtatatttttgttGACAATAGACCATGGTTGAGAGACCTTGGTTCACGGGGAGCACACTTTTGGCAATTGATGGTTACCAAG TCAAGGTTGTCTCCTTTTGCATACAGCAAAAAtcgaagagaaaaaaaagaagggAAGGAGGTTTCTTCTCAACCAAGCACGAGTAAACCAAAGAAATTGTTCTCAGTGATTGAAGCAGTAGTGTCATCAAGAAAGAGAGTGTTGCTGCCTGTAAAAAACATAAGGAATTCTTTACAATTCAGCAGTGAACTACATAGAACTCTACATGGCTTTATTGTATTTGAGGTTGCATGGAACAATGTTCGTGGTATCAACTACTTTAATGAGCTCCAG actGATACATCACTGGCTATAGAAGCTAAACTTATGAAAAGATGGGAATTTGACAATATTGCTCAAGCTGCAAGCTGTATGTCTTCATGGTTCTCAGGAACACTTTCCGAACGGCAACTTTTGAAAGGGCACCTGGATTCTGCCTCAG GGGAAATATTTTATGATGCTAGTGAGATTCTTTCAGAGAATGTATCCATTGATGACGATGACGATAACATTTGCAATGATACCGTAACTTTTGAAGATAGTTTGGATACCATAACTGGAGCATATTCTGATGATGCCGAAGCGAAAACTGACACGCTGCACACACCTCCTCCTTCTGGGCCTTATAAGAGAAGAAAGTTACTGAATTCCTTTAGTGCTGAAGTTGATGTTGATAGCTATTCAGCAGCTGAAATTAATAACTCGTTGAATTGTTCTCCGAGGTCTGCATCTGTTTCTGATGATGGGGTTGAAACCACTCAGTATAATGATGCTCTACTGTTATTTAGGTTTAATGATCACGACCTCCCATTCAAATTAAGGGATGTTATTGTATCTGATCTGCGATTGCTTACTTTGTTAGAGGCTGGTCTTCCATCTTGGGTGATCTTCCTTCAGTCATATCCAGTGTTATGCAATCTTTATCGTCCTTGGATGTGTCCACTTGTTAGACTGTTATATGTTATAATGTCATTTGTCACTGTCCTCATTGGATTCTATGATTTATACAAAAATGTTCCAGTTCTCAAGGCAACCGCATCTCGTATATGTGGGCCTCTTTTTGATTGGATTGAAACTTGGGAGATGGTTTCAAGGGTCAAATACTTAGGGACAATGCTGTTTCTACATAACTTCCAGAAGGCTGTTAGGTGGTTTCTCGCCTTTACACATACTACACGGTCCTTTTTTTCAGTTCTTGTTCAACCTCTTATAGAGTCAGTAGTGGAGATTTTTGGATTTCTTCTCCCAAGcttaaatattttgtttgaaCTATTAGAAAGCATATTCTCTGTCATTTGGTTTGGGATTGAGACTTCTTGCAATCTAGTGGGAGATGTGGTGGAACTACTCTTTTTGCCACTATGGTTTATCCTCACCGTTGTTTGGAGGATTG CTACTTGTGTCTTATATCCTCTATTTTGGATTCTCTGGGAATTTCTATATGCCCCTGTTCGTCTAGTCATGACACTATTCAGTTTTCTGGCTGTAATATGCACACGCATTTTTAATATACTTGGAGAGGCATGGCAGTTTCTTGGTAGCGTAATCCGGTTGGCTTCATCTTCTGAAGCCACAGTCAGCAGTTATGAAGTTTCCGTGTGGCGCTCTCTTTGGAATGATCTTTTTTCGCAG ATTTTCCGAGCACTCAAAAGCATAGTATATGGGTTTGTTGCCTTTTTCGCAGCCTGCAACAGGCATCGACTAAG TATCTATAATCATATGCAGGAGTTTATCCAAAGGTTATATGGTCGATGCCAAAGATCACATCAGTCAGATCTTACCGGCAATAGAAAAACTTGTTTGGCAGTGGATCTG gcagaagaaaaaaagaaagtttaG